The genomic segment TGTTGAAGTTCTACTGCTAAAGAGGAAAACACTTGTAAAAGTTTTAAAGATACCAATTATCTagtctttgtttttgtttccccAAAATAAGGCCTGTTGTCTCTGTTGAGTAGGAGAGACTGGGAAGGGAACTCTTCACAGAAATGGTTTGCTGTGCTGTCAAGGTGGTGGCCTGTTGCCATCAGAAAAGCTGTGTACCAGTGTAGCATGAATTGTGTGGGCAGGAAGTGAAGTTTTTGCTGCAGTCAATCAGCCagagataagaaaaacaaaagttaacATAGATGACAAGATCTCTGAAAGGAAATTAAGGACTATTTGAGAGGTAGAACATAAAGAGCAGAGTCTGAATGAGTAGTCTCAAGGTCTGGACCTTTGCAGCTACAAGCTGCATGCAGAGGATTAAGCTGGAAATGTGCTGGTCGCTGGGCCTGTTTGATGGGGTGGTtgaaaggaagcagcagcttcaTGCTCTGAGCTGCAGGTAGACAAGCTGAGCAAGGCTTAGTAAGGTGGATGCAGCCCTTGGCCTTCCCAGGCTGATATTGAGTGGATGGCTGCATACCTTTTTCAAGTTCTATCTGGAAATGCTAATTGCCTGTTTTGCCAGCTTGCTTCAGAGTGTGTATACTTCTTACCTTCCACCTAGCTGTATGCTGAGCTTATTTTTTGTCTTCATGTCACTCCGCTGCTGGTCTGTCCTCACTCTTTATTCATGTATCTGGTAAGAGAGAGTTAGGGGACTACTTTTTTAAATTGTCTCCAGTTTGCCACTGCCAGCTGAGCTCACAAGCAGGGTGAGAGCACCTCAGGATGACCCATCACTTGGACAGCAGACcctcctttttgctttctgtgtagCTTCAGGCATGTAGTTGTTGTGCAGTATCTGAAGAGAGAAGGATATCTGtttctctctccatccctcccctTGCCTACCCAGCAGACACATATGCAGTAGCTCTCACCTTGATATGGGAAGTGTGGAGGTGGAGGGAGTGGTTGCTCTTCAGGAATAACAAGATTTGATCTTAATTTGCGCTTAGTCTTAAAATATCCAcctttcttctcagttttgttgACAGTTGTACTGTGCACTACAGTGTTAGATGCTGCGTGTTCAGTTATGACTTGGGTAAAAAGCTGTGATTGCCAGGGGAGATAAGTATTAGTATTACCAATATTTATTATTCAATCTCCATGGAAACTGTACCTCTAGAAGTCctaattttcacatttttccctCCTATGCAAAAGACATACCTTTAACTATGAAGTTCGGGTAGTTATTTAATAGAAATAGAAAGCAAGATACACCACTCCCTTCTGCCCGGTGCTATGCTTGACAGATGTCTCTAAGAGTAGTTACTGCTTAGTAAGCTGTGTTGTGGTTTCCAGTCATATAAAGATTTTTTGACTGTGGTTAATCTAATTTTATCTTAGtggtgctttattttttttccctcctagttccctgttttatttctcccttccctattattgctgggttttttggtttgttgtttttttttttaatttgctgtgtATTTTAAATTGAGGAAGTTACCAGATGGGGAAATGAACTTCCTGTTCATTTTTGTGAGCTGTGAGCATCACCTGTGGCTGTAAAAGGGTCATAGTAGTATCTGTTTTTTCATAGAAGTTTGAGTTCTTCAGATTTTCAGAGGACAGCTGTTACAATACTGAGTGCATTATTCTTGGTGGGATATTTAACCCAGTCTTTGGCTCTCTTACAGTGCCTAAAACAGTATGTGGAACTTTTGATCAAAGAAGGTCTAGAAACAGCAATCAGCTGTCCTGATGCTGCCTGCCCAAAACGAGGTCATCTGCAAGAAAATGAGGTACACTTTTACTGCAAgtattttttgttccttttctttctaggATGTTTAAATGTGTTGTGCTCTGTATGTTACAGCTTCTATTGTTGCcaacatactttaaaaataattctctaaAGGTCAAAGTTTTTGTCTCTGTCTGTTGAAGATGCTGTAGATTATTGCTCTTCCCAATTGGaaatttgtcttttccttttccttccttcaacAGATTGAGTGTATGGTTGCATCAGAAATCATGCAAAGGTATAAGAAGCTACAGTTTGAAAGAGGTAACGCACATGACACCACCCATTGCAAGGCTGTGCGAATGTTATCACTCCAGAGTGATCCCATAAATCAGAATCTGATTCTGCACATGTTTATGCTGTAGTATTGTGCATTTCTTATTTGGTCATCACAAAACTCCCATCCCAGAAACCGATGAACCCGGTTTCTGTTTTTGCCTGTGTGATTCCCAGAATTTTAATCTGGGAACAgtctaaggaaagaaaattcctATGTCTTGTATTGCTGTATAACTAAAGGAGGGAGTGACTCATGTTTCACACTTTGCTGTTTGACTAGCAGTGTGCTAGGTTCTGGGGAAGTAGACTGATCCCTTGGATGGAACCACCATTCTCTCCTGTGATGGCACCTGATGCAGAATTACTAGGCAGTTCTGTGTATAATGGTAACATGAACCTTGCTAATTTTTATGAGGATATAACCTGACTGGGTGTCTATGGGGATGTTGAACCATGCAGCCATAGAGAACTTAAAGTAAGGTTTTGCTGAGGGCAGGACCCAGCTGAGAAACCACCAATGTCATTGGTAGATTTTTACTGGTCTCAGTGGGCTTTGAAACGTGAAATTGACTTAGCTGTAAGCAACCTACAATAAAGGGGTGAGACTTCATAATAATCTATGCTATTGTTAATCATGTGTTTACATTAGATTGGAGGCTTACTGGGCAAAGGCAAGCACTATAAAAACCCTTTCTGATGGGTTATACCTGTACAGTATATGCTCTATTTAACTTAAAGTACAACTGAATAGAAATACAACGTCTCATTCTCAAAACAAGTTGAGTTCAGTGAATGAAAGTGGGCAACTAATTCAAACTCGGGAAACTTGCTTTAGCTTGGTGCCTGTTTGCAAAGCAGGCCAGATGTTTGTCTTAAGTGGGTAGTATGAATTAGAAGGCCACTTTTGAGAATGTGTGTCTTCCAGTACCTTGCTAGTCAGCCTTAGCTAGAACATGTTCTTGTGGAAGGATGGTCTTGTAACCAcctttgaatttttttcttttatatcttTTTGCAGAAGTGCTTTTGGATCCGTGTCGGACTTGGTGTCCATCCTCTACTTGCCAGGCAGTTTGCCAGCTCCAAGAATCAAGCCCACAGGACCCCCAGCTGGTCCAGTGCAAAGCCTGCGACATTGAGTTCTGCTCTGCTTGCAAATCTAATTGGCATCCAGGTCAAGGCTGTCAAGAGAATATGCCAATCTCCTTTCTTCCAGGAGAAACAAGGTAAAGTATTGCAAAAGATCCAgcatttagaaacaaaacactCAATCCTTGAATAAACTGTAGTACAAATAGTAACAAGGCATCTTTctgatattttgttttaaaactgtttccttCACATAGTCACTCTTATTCTTTTAATGCTGTATTCCAAAACTGGATGATTTTTGGCAGCCTCACTCCTTACCACCATTCCCGGCAAAGCACGAAGGAGCTGCTTGAGCTCCTATCACCAGCCCATTTTTTCCCACTGGGAAAAATATGATAGCCAGGCAGCTCACAGGCTTCCCGTCAGAGAAAgtcttgttgctgctgctgttctggacAGTAAGAGGTTTGGTGACATCATGCCAGACAGTGATTTTTAGGATATTCTGTCAATCATCTAACTGCTGTGATCCTAAGTTCTGTCTCAAGCTGTTGCTAGTAGCTTACTGCAGGCAGTGAATAAGAAAGCCTGTTGTGTATATGTTACACCTAATGTTTGGACTTTTTCAAAGATTATATAGCAGTTCAAGGCATTATTAAAGCCCTGGTCAGCCTTGGACTTAGCTATTCATAACTTGTTTGCTTTCAAGCTTTGCTGTAACAGATGACTAGCTAGGATGCTGCCATAATGAGTTCCTGGTCAAATATCATAACTTTTGCACATGCTTTTTGTGTGTACTTGACCAGAACAGAAGCTCACTAAACTTCACAGCAAGGTAATAAAATGTCTATTTCCGTTAGTGTTTTGGttgcttttacttttcatttgatATACcactgaggttttgtttttcactatTTGGAAGCATAATATGCCAGTAGCAGTTTGTGCTACTATGCATTTGGAGTTTCATCTACAGTTTATGGATTCAAAGCACTTTTCgtagaatcataaaattgttttgGCTTGAAAACACCTTTCAGATCAtcaagagttcagcacagggacatgaagatgatggagtggagcatctcccttatgatgaaaggctggaggagatggggctctttagcttggagaagaggagattgaggggtgacctcattaatgtttacaaatatgtaaagggcaggtgtcaggaggatggagccaggctgttctcaatgataggacaaggggcaatgggtataagctgaaacataagaggttccagagaaacacaaggaagaatttctttactgtgagggtgatggagcactggaacaggctgtccagatggacTGTCTCCTTCtcagagtctccttctcaggggacattcaaaacccacctggatgagttcctctgtgatGTACTCTAGGTGGtactgctctggtaggggggttgggctggatgatcttttgaagtcccttccagcccttaagattctgtgtttctgtgagtCCAACCATTCACCTAACATTGACAGGCCTGCCAttaagccatgtccctcagcaccttatctacacagcttttaagtaCCTCCAgtatggtgactccaccacctctgtgggcagcctgtgtcagtgattaacaactctttcagtgaagaagtatttcctaatatccaatctgaacctcccctggtgcaacttgagaccatttcctcttgtcctgtcacttgttatttGGGAGAACAAAGTGACCCTTACCTTTATACAAACTCCTTTTGGGTAGTTGTAGAGTGTTTTCTGTAATACTGTTGCCCCTAGTGTGACTAGCAAGTGCATGTCCTTTTATCCTGCCATTGGCAAATCAATCAATCAGTCAAGTGTCAGTTGATTCCCCATCAGTTGTTCTTGTGTCTCCTACTGGCAGTGGCTGCAGGAAGTGTTATTTGTTAAGGTACATCTTAGTTGTTAACATGCATAAAACCTGCATATGGTAGAAGGCTACTTGAGAAAGAAATGTTCTTCCAGTGTTTACACGATCCACTGTATTGTGCCCACTACATGAGGGCACATTCTATGGTTTTGCATAGTTGTGCAAGACAGGAAGAGGCAGTACTGACCCTAACTTAGGAACAGTGACTTACTAGGACGGTGTGAGAGATGAAGAGATCAACTCTGACAGAGTGGCATGTCCCAAAAACCTCATTGTTCCTGATTTGGAGGGAAATTCCTAGAGAGGATCCTCTAGGTCTACAGAAACAAGCAATCCCTCTCTGGTGCCCTAGTCTGAAGGAATGTGGTCTGGACATATTGTAAAATCAAGGGATTGCTCCTTCTTCTgagaaagaagggaggaaaaaggaaaatgatctAAACGTACAAATCATTTGGATGTGAACTAGCTGTTGCTCATCTGGTATGTTTCAGGAGAAAACTTTATCATATCTATTAGTTTCACTAGATAACAAAAATGGTTGGTAAAAGGAGTGGTAAGGAAAATGTCCTGACTCTTATATTGGCACTGTAgtcattaaacatttttttttctagagataTGGTTGAAAAAATATCTAAGAAAACACAGTTGAATACCTGGATCTCTAGTAATGTCTTaagttttattaaaatgaaaaagtaagCTTAACTTCTCAGCACAGTTCTTAGGTGTTCTCTTGTAAACTGACATGGCCACGCATCTCACTAATTCTTCACTCTCTCCCAcagttcagtttttaaaatggaagaagATGATGCTCCAATCAAACGCTGTCCAAAGTGTAAAGTTTACATTGAACGAGATGAAGGCTGTGCCCAAATGATGTGTAAGAACTGCAAACATGCCTTTTGCTGGTACTGTCTGGAATCTCTAGATGTGAGTACATGCCATGCACTCTGGGTCTCAGAAGCTTGTTGCTTTGTCTCATTAATCAGTTAAATAGTAGCTCACTAGCTTCTGCCCAACTTGGTGGACTGCAACTCACCAGAGCTAACTAATGCTAGCAATTTGATAGGATTTGTACATTCTATGTACTTATCTGACCCAGGTGATGCCAACATTTTGCCTGTGTAAGTTggtaaataattatttaaaatattagttttatgaaaatattctgtttgCAATAGTTACATGGTAACTAGCGTGGAGGGGTGTTTTTTAGTAATGCTTGACTTAGTACTGACTTTCTAATGTTCCCTTTCTTGAAGGAGTTACAGGATGAGTATAGCAATGTTCTTAGTCTGTGGAAGTTTAACAGGCAAACTCTAAATTTGGTGCATCACAATGTAGGAGACAACTCAGATTTGTTTACCATTCATCATATTCTACAGGATAAAAAATATATCTGACCCATGAAAAAGAATACAATGTTCTCCTACCACCAGCAATTTTTCAGTCTATAAGCTACTACTGTCatttggttttgattgttttggttttttttaaatcagcctGTTATTGTGCTCAAGGATGGGAGTATATACAATCTACAAAAGCTATTTCCATGTCATCTGTTTTATAGCATAGTTAACAATagcaaaggaaatgttttagATTCCTGAAAGCTACTCTAACTATTCAGATCTTGTGGTTGCTTTACTAACGGTCCTTAAGTCATAGGCTTGTCATGTGCTCAGTTAAAAAGCAGTGTTCCCTTTGGTACTAGCCCTCCTGTCTTGGCTGGTTTGCAAAAGGATGGCAAGAAAAATAGGGACATTGTTTCCCAAAAATCTATGTTGTCTTTTTATTCTTCAACTGGTAAAAAGAACCAGCTTTGGGAAGTCTGCAGTACAAGTCTTGCTCTTTCTGTATGTTTGTAAAATATATGCAATGGTCAGCTTATCGGCTTGGATCCTCAATCTAAACTCCATGCTAGCATTTAAATAACCAGCTCAAGAGCCTTTGGGATGTAAGAATTCATTAGAGATAGATAACACTTGCTGAACAAAGCTGTTTGCACAGGTGCTTAAGTGCACTTTGGAAAGATTGGACCTAGCTATATCTCCTTTACTAAGCTTTTATCTTCCTGCACAATTTCTGGTTATAAGGACTcagaaaatagtattttataaCTTGAAGAACAGTTTATACTTTTGTTTATTGCttattcttttatttaatgCTTTATAGGATGATTTTCTCCTTATACATTATGACAAAGGACCTTGTCGAAACAAACTGGGACACTCCAGGGCGTCTGTTATCTGGCACAGAACACAGGTAAAGCTCAGACTTGAAAAGCTTTAGATGGGCCTACTACTGTTTAGTGCCTTCCTTTGCTTTACTTGTATTAATACCTTAGGGTAAAATTCTGTGTCAAATGGTAACTGATTTTCATAGCAGATTTAAAGTGGGCAGTAGCTTGGAAAGGGACAATTAGCTCTCCCAGAGAGGACACTCCTTGGTAGAAAGCAACTGAGAACTACAAAGGATACATTTGCAAAGCCAGTTAAGTGCTAATCCAGACATATTCTCAGTAAACCTGGAGGATGAATTAGGCTGCCACCATCTGTATTATTAATGGGCAAGGTCATCCTGCAAGGGATCTTTAGGAGCAGATTAGGAACTAGAAGGGCATTAGCCTGAGCATGCTCCGTATCTTGCTATGGACTCCTATTGACTCATTCAAGTAGATTGGATAGAAGGTAACCCTATGAGTTTATAATTAGTTTCAAACATAAGTTCAAAATAACAATTAGAAAGAGTGTGTGAGGAGATCCAGACTTGCTGGATCCAATATGAATCCTGTTAGTGAAAGAGCTCTCTGCTCTACTTCGATGCACACAATATAAATGCCAATGTGTGATTTGGTCCAATCTACTGCCTTTGCAGTCACTTCAGAGATACCGGGACATCTGGGAATATGAGTCATCTCCTCCTAAATTAACTGTGTGCCAGTGAAAAACTGCCTTCACTTGAAATGCAggtcttttctttccatttgagCATAAACCCCAAGACATAAACTTCAAGTCTGGACAAATAgctaaactgaaataaaagggGAAGGATCACATCTCTCTCTCAACTACACCTCTGGGTGCCTGAGCTAAGGACTGTGTTTTGCTTGGCTTAGCCAATGGTGTATTAACAAGTGTGTGGGTACATAAACTTTCTGATACACCTTTATTATGAGGTGATTAATCTGAGATTTAAAGCTTGTCTTTAGCCATAGCAGTTAGGGCAAATATGTTTGTCTGGCTATGTTCTGGTGATTGTTTAGAAAGGAAGCGATAATTCTCCACCAATCAGGATATAATTCTGCTAAACCCACTCAAGTCAAATAAACTTTGGAATTGTTTCCTCATGTTAAGTTTCGTTTAGTCTTTATCCAAAGCAAATTGAGGTGAGCCTTCGTTTgttgtttgtggttttaaaacaaaagatttgTTTTGGACATAGGGGATGGCTTGGTGCTAAGTAGGGTGGCAGCTTCTTCAGAAGCAAAAGAACTAAGTAGAAAATGAGGAAGTAGTACTCAGCAGgcagttttgtttaaaaaacaaacagaggaattaaaaaaaaccaacccaaccacacaaaaaaaaacctgaaacaaaaagaacaagaaaccccacaataaacaaaatgaaatacagttCTTTGATGGCATAACGAGTCTGAAAGGAAGGTGTAAATAGAGATGTCATAAAATCTGCTAGCAAGCAGTCCAGGCCACTGAATTGTTAACTACCAGCTTGGCTCTGTCAGACCCTCACTCTGGGCTGCAAACAGCAGTATGGCAACGGTCGCAGCTCATGCTTGTTAACTAGAATTTAGCTTTTGGTTTACGCCTGtaataaataaatgcaaagatTAGTAAATGAAAGTTGCATCAGATTGTCagcatctcaaaaaaaaaagaaaaagaatgagtaATGAAACGTGCCCACTTCAGACgctgaaaaaaaattgcttttggtaagaaataaaattattaggGCAAGGAGGTTTAAGCTCTTTGCCTCTGGACAGTGGAAAGCCAGGACTGAAAGAATtcgagcagcaggagcagcctgggggcagTGAATGCTGTCCCACAGCGCCATCTCCTGCAACCAGCTTTTCCTCTCAGCCCCctctgaaaatctccagagagtGGAATTGCAAAAAGAAATACGGAGTAATCAGAACGAGAAATTGTCCCTGGCCAACAAAAGTACTAGTAAATCATCCCATCTGTACCACGGCTAATTAAATATTTGCCAGCTAATTGAAGCAGCATATCTAGCCGTGTCTGGAAGAATTCTTAATGAGTAGTGCACTctaattttgctttgctttcagttgTGAGGTTTTGCTATCAGGTTAGCATTCTACTCGTGCCTTCATTATTCAAAATTATTCACCGACACTCTCATGTGAATAAatctaaattattttctcaaataGTTTGCAGGCATATTGTTGCAGCATTACTCTTACAGTTGCCAATGGCAACTGGGaaacttcctcaggcaatgaaCCTCAGCTTGAATGTTTGTGTAATAATTGTCGAAATTTAAACTCTTTAGAAACTAATAGAGCTTGGCACACTGACAGCATGGGTGGGTCTGTGGGTCTCTACCCATGTTGGGAGAGGATGATCAATAAATGTCACTGAAAAAGATGCTTTTAGACAGAGTTAGGTCATGTCCCCtgaagcagcaggatgagctCAGGTCTGACTGCAAAAAGCCATTGAATATGCAAAGTCTTCCTGTGTTCGTAATTTGTAGCTGAGATTCCCAAGCTTGTGTTCCTGCTGGTGGGAAGTTTCTGGGATTCTCTGTGAACAACACAAAAACCTTGATTGATTCTTTTAGGGGCatattttcaccaaaaaaaaaaaaaaaaaaagcttctgaaaGTATGAGTCTAATTTTCTTGTAGTCTTGCTCCTGATATTTGGTATTTAGGTTTCATCAGGGAATAAAGTAGCTAGCCACTTGCTTCATTAGCAAACCTCAGAAAGGCAAATAACCATCTGCATCATTTTTTGTGATGAGTTGTATGGCAAGGTTCTGACTGCAGCAATAAAACATGAGTGTTCACTCCCATTTGCTGATGATGGGAGCTGACTGCAGCCTACGCTTGGGGGAAGTCCTGTCTCTGGCAAGGTCAGTTGCATTTGCTGAGATCCTTTTGAAGAATGCTGATACTGCACTGGTATCAGCGGAATCTCAAAAGTTACTGTCCCAAATGTAATGCTATTCCTTTCTCTTGCAGGTGGTTGGAATTTTTGCAGGATTTGGTCTTCTACTTTTGGTGGCCTCCCCTTTCCTTCTACTTGCTACACCATTTGTTCTGTGCTGCAAGTGCAAATGTAATAAAGGAGATGATGACCCTCTACCTACCTAGACTGAGAGACAACTGGACTCATCACAACatgttttgattttattgttGCTGTTGATGTTTCCCTTCTTGCACTTACATTGCTGTAGCGTTACTTGCCCCATTCTGCTTTTCATTGACAGACAGTCTTGGTTTCAGTAACTGTTGTTACTGCCATTGCATAGGTAATTGATAATAGACAAGGAGGGGAACAGAAGGCAAGATTGGTGCTAAAGGGAGACCATGGACTTGGGTAGCTATCTGAAATGAAGCAGTGATACTgctaaaaataatgcaaaa from the Colius striatus isolate bColStr4 chromosome 2, bColStr4.1.hap1, whole genome shotgun sequence genome contains:
- the RNF144A gene encoding E3 ubiquitin-protein ligase RNF144A, producing the protein MTTARYRPTWDLVLDPLVSCKLCLGEYPVEQMTTIAQCQCIFCTLCLKQYVELLIKEGLETAISCPDAACPKRGHLQENEIECMVASEIMQRYKKLQFEREVLLDPCRTWCPSSTCQAVCQLQESSPQDPQLVQCKACDIEFCSACKSNWHPGQGCQENMPISFLPGETSSVFKMEEDDAPIKRCPKCKVYIERDEGCAQMMCKNCKHAFCWYCLESLDDDFLLIHYDKGPCRNKLGHSRASVIWHRTQVVGIFAGFGLLLLVASPFLLLATPFVLCCKCKCNKGDDDPLPT